A single Oncorhynchus nerka isolate Pitt River linkage group LG10, Oner_Uvic_2.0, whole genome shotgun sequence DNA region contains:
- the calhm2.1 gene encoding calcium homeostasis modulator protein 2.1: MAALITENFKFVSLFFKSKDVMIFNGLIALGTVASQTMYNIFAFDCPCSSGRNYLYGLAAIGVPALAFYLVGIMLNKSTWDLVSECRLRRCRKLSGAAAFAVLGTIIGRAAVAPVTWAVISLLRGEAYVCALSEFVDPSTLEGFPSGQGLEVMARFPCKSTVPQEMQGFWAEIERRLKYESQLLGWLMVAGMAVVLFLLLCMKRCCSPLGYQQEAYWSQFRSNEHDLFQRTADVHSRILAVESVKSYFGFVALEKEEKQQLEEHQNASPISSTEWNRITGICLYREKKGLPLYSRLNKWAQYSVENNIDAMEKEMDTLS; this comes from the exons ATGGCTGCTCTCATCACAGAGAACTTCAAGTTTGTCTCGCTCTTCTTCAAGAGCAAGGACGTAATGATCTTCAATGGCCTGATAGCCCTGGGCACGGTGGCCAGTCAGACCATGTACAACATATTTGCCTTCGACTGCCCGTGCTCCTCCGGGCGGAACTATCTCTATGGCCTGGCAGCCATCGGGGTGCCCGCCCTGGCATTCTACCTCGTTGGCATCATGCTGAATAAGAGTACCTGGGATCTGGTGTCTGAGTGCCGCCTCAGGAGGTGCCGGAAACTATCGGGGGCGGCTGCCTTCGCCGTCCTGGGCACTATCATTGGCAGAGCGGCCGTGGCTCCAGTGACGTGGGCTGTCATCTCACTGCTACGTGGGGAGGCCTATGTCTGTGCCCTCAGTGAGTTTGTGGACCCTTCAACCTTGGAAGGTTTTCCCTCTggacaggggttagaggtcatggCCAGGTTTCCCTGTAAGTCCACGGTCCCACAGGAGATGCAGGGCTTTTGGGCGGAGATTGAACGCCGGCTGAAGTACGAGTCTCAG CTGCTAGGGTGGCTGATGGTGGCGGGGATGGCAGTGGTTCTGTTCCTCCTGCTGTGTATGAAGCGCTGCTGCTCTCCCCTGGGCTACCAACAGGAGGCGTACTGGTCCCAGTTCCGCTCCAACGAGCACGACCTCTTCCAGCGCACGGCCGACGTGCACTCCCGTATCCTGGCTGTTGAGAGTGTTAAGAGCTACTTTGGCTTCGTGGCcctggagaaagaggagaaacagCAGCTGGAGGAGCACCAGAATGCCAGCCCCATCTCTAGTACAGAGTGGAACCGGATCACTGGGATCTGCTTGTACAGAGAGAAAAAGGGATTGCCCCTCTATAGCCGCCTCAACAAGTGGGCCCAGTACAGTGTGGAGAACAACATAGACGCCatggagaaagagatggacacTCTGAGCTGA
- the LOC115135181 gene encoding RING finger protein 122-like encodes MHPVRWCNGCLCGLRSQISDPYGKMTSEDIYNLPLNVYVIILGIGLFIFMLSLIFCCYMFRLRRQGTREQYGYNEVVLKGAGKKLSLLGQTCAVCLEQFKSRDELGVCPCSHAFHKKCLLKWLEIRSVCPMCNKPICRLQPDPPQGAERPQGPMEV; translated from the exons ATGCACCCGGTCCGGTGGTGTAACG GATGTCTGTGCGGTTTAAGATCGCAGATCTCAGACCCTTACGGCAAGATGACATCGGAAGACATCTACAACCTGCCCCTCAACGTGTACGTCATCATCCTGGGCATCGGCCTCTTCATCTTCATGCTCAGCCTGATCTTCTGCTGCTACATGTTCAG GTTAAGGCGACAAGGCACAAGGGAGCAATATGGATATAATGAG GTTGTTTTGAAAGGAGCAGGAAAGAAACTGAGTCTTCTTGGA CAGACCTGTGCAGTGTGCTTAGAACAGTTCAAAAGCAGAGACGAACTTGGAGTGTGTCCCTGCTCACATGCCTTCCACAAGAA GTGTCTGTTAAAATGGCTGGAGATCCGCAGTGTCTGCCCTATGTGCAACAAACCTATCTGCCGTTTGCAGCCAGACCCCCCACAGGGTGCAGAGAGGCCCCAGGGCCCAATGGAggtgtga